A section of the Flavobacterium ardleyense genome encodes:
- a CDS encoding ABC transporter ATP-binding protein, translating to MRHLQEKPKNTANSEPRVTMKTAFKTIIWPRRNLVFIGLLLIVIKSLSGLVLPWQSKVLLDDVVPNKDFTLLYQLIAIVIAAITVQAVTSYLLTRILSVQSQFLISELRSQVQKKVLSLPISFFDNTKSGALVARIMSDVEGVRNLIGTGLVQLVGGSFTAIVSLVILIKLNAWMTLFVFVPLSVFGFIALKAFKFIRPIFRARGKINAEVTGRLTETLAGVRVIKAFNAEEQENIVFEQGVDKLYQNVKKSLTATALMTSSSTFLIGVATTGIMGMGGYYMMIGEMTTGDFLFFTLILGFMIAPIVQMSNIGSQLTEALAGLDRTEELMNMTAEEDDKNRDIELSTIKGDIEFSDVSFSYEEGKDVLHNINFKAPAGSVTALVGSSGSGKSTIAGLSATFLTPISGKVTIDNQDLSKVKLSSYRQYLGVVLQDEFLFEGTIRANIMFPRPNATEAELQNAVNAAYVNEFTDRFDEGLETLIGERGVKLSGGQRQRLAIARAILANPKIIILDEATSSLDTESEALIQKSLNELIKDRTTIVIAHRLSTIRKADQILVIEAGHIVERGTHDELIAKEGRYFELYTYQSKI from the coding sequence ATGCGACATTTACAAGAAAAACCTAAAAATACTGCCAATTCTGAACCCCGAGTAACGATGAAAACTGCTTTTAAAACTATAATTTGGCCGCGGCGAAATTTGGTTTTCATAGGATTACTATTAATTGTAATCAAAAGCTTATCAGGTTTAGTTTTGCCCTGGCAAAGTAAGGTATTGCTGGACGATGTGGTGCCAAACAAAGATTTTACATTACTCTATCAGTTAATTGCCATCGTAATCGCGGCCATCACCGTGCAGGCAGTCACTTCCTATTTATTGACGAGAATTTTAAGTGTGCAATCACAATTTCTGATTAGTGAGCTGAGATCTCAGGTACAGAAAAAAGTGCTTTCGTTGCCAATCAGCTTCTTTGATAATACCAAATCCGGTGCCTTAGTGGCTCGAATCATGAGCGATGTGGAAGGTGTTCGAAATCTGATTGGAACAGGATTGGTGCAACTTGTCGGCGGATCATTTACCGCAATTGTGTCACTAGTTATTTTGATAAAACTAAATGCTTGGATGACACTTTTTGTGTTTGTACCACTTTCTGTTTTTGGATTTATCGCGTTGAAAGCTTTCAAATTTATTCGTCCAATCTTTAGAGCCCGCGGGAAAATTAACGCCGAAGTTACGGGAAGATTGACCGAAACTCTTGCGGGAGTCCGCGTTATCAAAGCGTTTAATGCCGAAGAACAAGAGAATATTGTGTTTGAACAGGGGGTTGATAAACTTTACCAAAACGTCAAAAAAAGTTTGACCGCTACGGCTTTGATGACCAGTTCGTCGACATTTTTGATTGGTGTTGCCACCACCGGAATTATGGGAATGGGTGGATATTATATGATGATTGGCGAAATGACTACCGGAGACTTCTTGTTTTTTACGCTTATTCTTGGATTTATGATTGCGCCAATTGTTCAGATGAGTAATATCGGAAGTCAGCTGACCGAAGCACTTGCGGGTCTTGACCGAACCGAAGAATTGATGAATATGACTGCCGAAGAAGATGATAAAAATAGAGATATTGAACTATCAACTATCAAAGGAGATATTGAATTCAGCGATGTTTCGTTTTCGTACGAAGAAGGAAAGGATGTTCTGCATAATATTAATTTCAAAGCTCCTGCCGGTTCTGTGACTGCTCTTGTAGGAAGTTCTGGATCTGGAAAATCGACCATTGCGGGATTATCGGCTACTTTCTTGACGCCAATTTCGGGTAAAGTTACGATTGATAATCAAGATCTATCCAAGGTTAAATTGAGTAGTTACCGTCAATATTTGGGCGTGGTTCTGCAGGACGAATTTCTTTTTGAAGGTACGATTCGCGCCAATATTATGTTTCCACGACCAAATGCTACCGAAGCGGAACTTCAAAATGCTGTAAACGCGGCTTATGTAAATGAGTTCACCGACCGTTTTGACGAGGGCCTCGAAACCCTAATCGGTGAGCGTGGAGTGAAGCTCTCTGGCGGTCAACGTCAGCGATTGGCGATTGCGCGTGCGATTCTTGCCAATCCGAAAATCATCATTTTGGACGAGGCGACTTCAAGTCTGGACACTGAAAGTGAAGCGTTAATTCAGAAGAGTTTAAATGAATTGATCAAGGATAGAACCACGATTGTCATTGCCCACCGTTTGAGCACAATTCGCAAGGCAGATCAGATTTTGGTCATCGAAGCTGGACATATTGTCGAGCGCGGCACCCACGACGAGTTGATTGCCAAGGAAGGTAGGTATTTTGAATTATATACCTATCAGTCGAAAATATAA
- a CDS encoding Txe/YoeB family addiction module toxin produces MGKYIIEYTETAIRGLQKHKNAGNQATIKKINAIISDLESMPYNGVGKPEALKNNLLGFWSRRINLKDRIIYSIDDNLVTVTVVSVLGHYYDK; encoded by the coding sequence ATGGGAAAGTATATAATCGAATATACTGAAACAGCAATTAGAGGATTGCAGAAACATAAAAATGCTGGAAATCAAGCCACGATAAAAAAAATTAACGCCATAATTTCTGATTTAGAAAGTATGCCATACAATGGTGTTGGCAAGCCAGAAGCGTTAAAAAACAATTTATTAGGTTTCTGGTCAAGAAGAATCAATCTTAAAGATAGAATTATCTACTCAATAGATGACAATCTAGTAACCGTAACGGTCGTTTCTGTGCTTGGCCATTATTACGATAAATAG
- a CDS encoding type II toxin-antitoxin system RelE/ParE family toxin, with protein MKELAKIFQFYLDTANLRIAEKVTDGIFNATLILTQQPEMGQIEHFLMDRNEDFRYILYKNYKIIYWFNKEQNWIEIYDVFDMRQNPLNTKRI; from the coding sequence CTGAAAGAATTAGCAAAAATATTTCAATTTTACCTTGATACCGCAAACTTGCGCATCGCAGAGAAAGTAACAGATGGTATTTTTAACGCGACTCTGATACTGACCCAGCAGCCTGAAATGGGCCAGATTGAACATTTCCTAATGGATCGTAATGAAGATTTTAGATATATTCTTTATAAAAATTACAAAATTATTTACTGGTTCAATAAAGAGCAAAACTGGATAGAAATATATGATGTCTTTGATATGAGACAAAATCCTCTAAACACTAAACGAATTTAA